The Hymenobacter oligotrophus genome segment TCGGCGGTGTGTCGGTGTTTCACCATAATCCAAAAGGCCAGGATGCAAGCGGCAACTTTGTAGCACTGCAACCCCTCGGCACCGAAGGACAACGAGTGAATGGCGACGGCACGTACGGCCTGTGGCAGATCTCGATTCCGTTTGGTGGTGGTGTGCGTTACAAACTAAACAAAAGCTTTGACCTGGGCTTCGAAATCGGCTGGCGCAAAACCTTCACCGATTACCTCGACGACGTAAGCGGTAACTTCGCTCCCGACGCCCAACTGCTCACCGACCAAGCCAAATACTTTGGCCGTGGCATCACTCGAAGCACTCAAGGCGAATTTGCTCGTTTCAATGAGCCCGGCCAGATGCGTGGCAAGAGCAATGAAGACGACTGGTACATCGTTACTGGTTTTTCGCTAAACTACATTCTCGCTCCTCGCGTTAAGAGCCCCAAGTTCCGTTAATCAGTCGTTGGCTGCCTGCCAACGCAGCCTTCTCCTGATGACAAAGACATTCCTCTTCAAAACGCTCCTTGTTTGCTCCGTGCAAGCAGGGGGCGTTTTTTTTGCCCAAAGCGCAACCGCTCAAAACACCAGCGAAATCGGGTTAGGTCTAGGTGCCCTGAACTACAAAGGCGAATTAGCACCTGAATACCGGCTGCTCAACAATCGGCCAGCTGTATCGGCCTTCTACCGAAAGGATATCTCGGCGCCGGTTACCTTGCGCGGCACCGTAACGTACGGATTGATCCGGGGTAACGACGCCGACTTGACGGGAGAAGGCGGAAACCCGTTGCCACTGCCAGCCTACCGGCAAGCCAACCTGAAGGGTTCGTTGCTCGATGTATCAGCCACTCTCGAATACAACTTCTTCGACTTTCATAACCGACGCGACAAGGTCCGTTTCACACCTTATGTGTACACGGGCATTGCTGGTTTTCTAGGCTTTACCCGTTTATCAGGCCCGTTGCCCGGTTTTGATGAAAAAAGCAACACCCTAGGGCTGGCTATTCCGGCGGGGGTAGGGCTCAAACTGGCGCTGTCGCGGCGTTGGAACCTAGGGCTCGAAACCGGCGCGCGGCGGGCACTTACCGATTTGCTCGACCACGTTAAAGACCAAAGCCCGGCCGTAGCCAACCGCTTCGATAAGGATTGGTATTATTACTCAGGGGTAAGCGTGTCGTTTACTTTCTACAAAATCAACTGCCCCGATTCGTACGGCAACAAGCCGCGCCTGTAGCGCTAAGGCACTCAAATCCGGGCGTATGCAACCATTTGCGTAACTTGCGGCCTCTTTACGCAAACACTACGCATGTCGGTCCCATCAGCTATAGACCCTTCACGTATCCCCTCTCACGTAGCCGTAATCATGGACGGCAACGGGCGGTGGGCGAAGAAGCGCGGCGGACTGCGCATCTTCGGGCACCAAAGTGCCATTACCGCTGTTCGCGAGACGGTGGAGGCTGCTGCCGAGCTTGGCGTATCGGTCCTGACGCTGTACGCTTTTTCAACCGAAAATTGGGGCCGTCCGAAGCACGAGGTGATGGCCCTGATGCAGTTGTTGGTACACACCATCCGGCAAGAAACGCCTACGCTGCTGAAAAACAGCATCCGGCTGCAGGCCATTGGCGATACTTCGCAACTACCACAGGCGTGCCAGCGCGAGTTGGCCGAAGCCATGGAGCTAACTGCCGCCGGAACGCGCACCACTTTGGTGCTGGCCCTTAGCTACAGCGGCCGTTGGGATTTGGCGCAGGCCGCCCGCAAGCTGTCGGTTGATGTGGCTGCCGGCAAGGTGATGCCCGATGCTGTAACCGAGGATGTGTTAGCTGGTTATTTGGCAACGGCGGGCATGCCCGATCCTGAGCTGCTAATTCGGACCAGTGGGGAGCAGCGCATCAGCAATTTTTTGCTGTGGCAACTGGCCTACACCGAACTTTATATTACCGAGCTGTTGTGGCCCGATTTCCGCCGCGAACATTTCTACGAAGCTGTTCTGGCTTACCAAAGCCGCGAACGGCGTTTTGGAAAAACCAGTGAGCAACTGACCGTTTCGTAAGTTTCCTTCGATGAGTCCTTTCTTTTTGCGGCTGAGCAGTGTAATGCTGGCCGGGCTGCTGCTAGGGTTGGCCAAGCCGCTTAGCGCACAAACGCAGCCGGCCGGCAGAGCTACCAGCCAAGAGCCGCAGCGCTACGAAATTGGCGGTATCACCGTCAGCGGAGCCCGTTTTTTGGATGCCAATACGCTGATAGGCCTGACGGGCCTAAAGGTTGGCGACCCTGTTTCGATACCGGGCGAAGAGCTGGGCCGTGCAATTCGGAAGCTGTGGGACCAAGGCATCCTGGGCGACGTGCAGGTGGTGGTCGACCGCGTTGAGGGCAACCGAGTTTTCCTCGATTTTCAGTTGAAGGAACGTCCTCGCCTCTCCAAAATTTTCTTCACGGGCATCAGTAAAACCCAAGCCGACGACCTGCGCAACAAGATTAAAATCGTGCGCGGCAAAGTGGTTACGGATGCCTTGCTCAGCAACACGCGCCAAGCCGTTCGGAAATTCTACACCGATAAAGGCTTCATGAACGTGAAGGTGAACATCGCGCAAGAGGCCGATTCGACGCTGCCGAACAGCGTGGAATTGGTCATCGATGTTGACAAGGGCGATAAAGTTCGCATCTCGGATATTGCTTTCATCGGGAATGAAGCCATTGCCGATGGCAAGCTGAAAGGCAAGATGAAAAAGACCAAGGAGAAGAAACCTTACAAGTTTCTGAACTCCGGTAAGTTTCAGAAAGCCGAGTTCGAGGCCGACAAAGAGAAGGTAATCGAGTTCTATAACTCGCAAGGCTTCCGCGACGCCATCATCACGGCCGATTCGCTGGTTACGGTAAAAGACAAGAAAGGCGAAGCTGAAAAGCTACAGCTGCGCATATACGTGGAGGAGGGGCCGAAGTACTACTTCCGCAACATTACCTGGAACGGTAACTACCTCTACGACGACAAAACGCTGGCCTCGATTCTGGGTATCAAGAAAGGGGATACCTACAGCAAAGAGTCGTTGGACAAGCGCCTGAATTACAATCCCACGGGCCAAGACGTAACGTCGATCTACATGAACGACGGCTACTTGTTCTTCCAGATCGAGCCCGTAGAAACCCGCGTGGAAGGCGACTCAATCGACATTGAGATGCGCCTGACCGAGGGCGTGCAGGCCCGCGTGAAAGACATTAACATTGCCGGCAATACCAAAACGTCGGACCACGTAATCCGGCGCGAACTGCGTACCCTGCCCGGCGACAAGTTTAACCGCGAGCTGCTTATTCGCTCGCAGCGCGAACTGGCTTCCCTAGGTTACTTCGACCCGGAGAAGGTAGGCATGAACCCTGTGCCCAACCCGGCCGATGGCACCGTGGACATTAACTACTCCGTGGTTGAAAAGCCTTCTGACCAGATTACCCTTTCGGGTGGCTGGGGTGGCTACGCCGGGTTTATCGGCACGGTGGGCCTGGTGTTCAACAATTTCTCGCTGCGCAAGGCCTCGGAGCTGCGCAATTGGCGCCCTGTGCCCGGCGGCGACGGGCAACGCCTGGCCCTGAACGTGCAGGCCAACGGCTTGCAATTTCAGTCGTATTCGTTTTCGTTCACGGAGCCTTGGCTAGGGGGGCGTAAGCCCAATGCGCTTTCGTTTACCCTGAACAAGAGCATTCAGCGCTTCTCTACGGGCAGCAACTTTGATGTGCGTGCGGGCAGTTTCATCAAGGTAAACAGCGCTTCGGTGAGCTTAGGCCGCCGCCTGCGCTGGCCCGACGACTACTTTACGCTCAGCAACAGCTTGTCGTTTAGCCAATACAAACTGAAGGACTATCCGTACTTCAGCGGCTTTAGCACCGGCAACGCCAACAACTTCACCTTCAATACCACGCTGGCGCGTAACAGTACCGACAACCCCACCTTCACGCGCCGGGGCTCGGCCTTGTCGCTGTCGCTGAACCTGACACCGCCGTACTCAGTATTCCCGGGGGCGCACCCCAATGTAAACGAGTGGGTGGAGTTCCACAAATGGATGTTCGACGCCTCGTGGTTTACGCCCCTAGGTGGCAAGTTTGTGCTGAACACCCGGGCCCACTTCGGGTTTATCGGGCGCTACAACCAAAACCGTCAGATTGGCCCGTTCGAGCGGTTTAAGCTGGGAGGGGCGGGCCTGGGCTTTGGCGGCGCGGCCAACTTCCTGGTTGGTACCGAGTTTGTGGGCCTGCGCGGCTACGACGACCCCAACGAGCAGTTCGCCATTCAGAACCCCAACTCGTCGGGTGGTGTGGCCTACAACAAGTACGTGATGGAGTTGCGCTACCCTGTGTCGCTGAACCCGGCGGCCACGGTGTATGTGCTGGGCTTTGCCGAAGCCGGTAACGCCTTCGAAAATTACTCGACCTACAACCCCTACAAGCTGTACCGCTCGGCGGGCGTGGGGGCGCGTATTTTCATGTCGGCATTTGGTTTGCTAGGCTTCGATTACGGATACGGTTTCGATACCGTAACACCGTATGCGCCTACCAACGGCAAGCAAGACCGTGGCAAATTCCACTTCATCATCGGCCAGCAAATTCGCTAAGGCACCAAACCACCTAGGGCCGGCGTTCTGTAGCATATGAAACGACTATTGTTTGTGCTGCCGCTATTGTGGCTAGCGCTGATGCCTGCCCGGGTGCAGGCCCAGAAATTCGGCTACATCGACTCGGAGTTCATCATGGGCAAAATGCCCGCTTATGCGCAAGCGCAGCAAGAGCTCAACACCCTGTCGCAGAACTGGCAGAAGGACATCGAGGCCCAGAAAAAGGACCTTGACCGGTTGTACCGCACTTACCAAGCCGAGGAAGTGCTGCTGACCGAACCCATGAAGAAGAAGCGCCAGGACGAAATCCTCAAAAAGGAGCAAGACATCAAGGCGTACCAGAACAAGGTCTTCGGTTACGAAGGACAGTTGTTTAAAAAGCGTCAGGAGCTAACCAAGCCGGTGCAGGATCAGGTGTTTGAAGCGGTTGAAAAAGTGGCTAAGAAGAAGCAATTGGCCATTATTTTCGACAAATCCGGCGACCTGACCATGCTTTACACCAACCCTGCGCACGATTACACGGAATTTGTGCTGGAGGAATTGGGTTTAGCATCTGAAGAGCGCAACCAGCCTGCTGCCAAAGGCCCGGTACGCAGCGTTCAGACCCCGACCACGCCCGGCGGCACCGCCGACGACGCGGAGTTTGAGGACCAACGCCCGGCCGCCAAACCCGCGACACCGGCTAAGGGCAAGCAGCCCGCCCGCCCAGGTGCCCGGAATAATTAACTTTGTGAATCTAACCCTCCTGACTTTTTCCTCTCAATGACCCTGACCCGCAAGTTTCGCCTCGTGTTGGCCGCCGCAGCCCTTACGCTGGCTGCCGCTCCTGCCGCCCTGGCTCAGACTGCTCCGGCCACTGCGTCGGCTTCGCTGAAAATCGGCTACACCAACGTTGATTATGTGTTGAGCCAGATGCCCGAAAGCCGTCAGATCGAATCGCAGCTGAAGGACTACAGCACCCAGCTGGAAAACCAGCTGAAAACCAAGTACCAGGAGTACCAGACGAAGGCCGAAGCCTACCAAAAGGGTGCCGCCACGATGTCGGACCCGGTGCGTGCCGATAAAGAAAAAGAGCTGACCAACCTTCAGCAGTCCATTCAGGAGTTTCAGCGCAACGCCGAATCGTCGGTGCAGCAAAAGCAACAGCAGTTGCTGAAGCCCGTGTACGACAAGCTGCAGAAGACCATTGACGTGGTAGCTGACAAAAACGGCTATACCTACGTGTTCAACTCCGATGCAGGCTTTGGCACCACGCCTATTCTGCTACACGGCCCGAAAGATGGCGACATCTCGGACCTGGTACTGAAAGAAATGGGCGTAACGCCCGGCCAGAATAACCAGGCCGCTGCCTCGGCCAAGCCCGCCAGCACCACGCCTGCTACGCCGGCCGCTCAGCCCGCCAGCAGCAAAACCAAGGTTAAGAAGAAGTAATTCTTCTGCCGCTATTCCCGAAAGCCGGGGCCTGCTGCCAGGCCCCGGCTTTTATGTTTGCATTCCACTGCGCTTACCGCCGCTATGCACGAGCTAAACCCCGATTTGCTGCCCGATGACCTCGCCCTAGGTGCCGCGGCCGAAGAAGACGAGCTTTACGAGCACCACCGGATTCAGGCCGATGGGCGGCAGGAGCCCATGCGGCTCGATAAGTTTTTGCTTAACCGCTTGCCCAACGTATCGCGCACCAAAGTGCAGGCCGGCATTGAGGCCGAAGCGGTGCAAGTGAACGGCAAGCCCGCCAAGCCGAGCTACAAAGTGAAGCCCGGCGACGTGATTACCGTGACGCTGCCCGAGCCACCTAGGGAAGACAAAGTCGTGCCGGAGGCCATGGAGCTGGACATCCGCTACGAAGACGACCAACTGCTGCTCGTAAACAAGCCTGCCGGCATGGTGGTGCACCCGGCCTACGGCAACTGGAACGGCACGCTGGTAAACGGCTTGGCCTGGCACTTGCAAAACCTGCCTACGGGCCGCAACGGCGCCATCCGGCCTGGCCTCATACACCGCATCGACAAGGACACCTCGGGGCTGTTGGTCATCGGTAAAACCGAGCTGGCCATGACGCATCTTTCAAACCAGTTCTTCTACCACACCATCGAGCGGACATACTTAGCTTTGGTGTGGGGCGTACCCAAGGAGGCGCAAGGCACCATTAGGGGAAACATTGGGCGGCACCCCAAAGATCGTAAGCTGATGACCGTGTTTCCGGAAGGCAGCGACGTGGGCAAACATGCCGTAACGCACTACCGCGTGTTGCAAAGCTTCGGAAGCGTAAGCCTGCTGCAGTGCAACCTCGAAACCGGCCGCACGCACCAAATCCGGGCGCACATGAAGCACCTAGGGCACCCGCTCTTTGCCGATGCAGCCTACGGCGGCGACCGTATTTTGTACGGGCAACGCACGGGCTCTTACAAAACCTTCGTAGAGAATACCTTTGAGGTGCTACCGCGCCAAGCCTTGCACGCTAAATCCCTAGGTTTCGTGCACCCCACCACGGGCCAGCACCTGCAGTTTGAGGTGGAGTTGCCGGCCGATTTTCGGACGGCGCTGGAGCGTTGGGAAAAATACGCTGCCCAACTGGCTTAGTAACGCTTCCAAATGGCCACAAAAAAGCCCGCTACGAGCACGTAGCGGGCTTTTGCTTGTAGGGTAAGCCCTAGGTTACTTTTTCTTCACCGGAGCTTTGGTAGCGGTTTTGCCTTTGCCGCTAATGTCGTTGATAGCAGCCGTGGCTTGCGCATCGCCGGGGTTGAGGGCCAGGGCCTGCTGCCAGAACGGGAGCGAAGCCTGCTTGTCGCCTTTCTGGTAGTGGTAGTAGCCCAGGTAGCGGTAAGCTTCGGCCAGGCCGGTTTTATTTTTCTCCGGGTCGGCTTTGGCTAGCTCGATGTACTTCTCGTAGTGCGGTTTGGCCAACCCTTGCTTGGTATCGGGGTCGAGGTTGGCGTTGGCTTGCGCACGCAGCAGGTAGCCGGGGGCGTAGGTGGGGCGAGCCGTTATTACAATGTTCAGCAGGCTATCGGATTGCTGGTACTGCTTGTTGAGCGAGTACACGTTGGCCAAGCGCACCTGGTCGGTTAGCTGCGCGCCGCCAGCCATTTTGGCTTTGTACACGGCAATGGCCTTCGGGTAATCTTTCTTCAGCAGGTAAGCCGAAGCCAAATCGTTTTGCAGTTCGGAAGCTTTGCTGGGGTCAGCCTTAATAGCACGCTCGATGATGGCAATGCCCTCGTCGGAACGGCCGGCTTTCGTCAGAATTTTGCCTTGGTACACGTAGTCCTCCGTCAGGATTTTGTCCTGCGGAACCATCTTCATGTACTTGTCCATAGCAGCCACAGCCTGGTCGTTCTGGCCCGATTCGAACAGCGAGTAAGCCAACAGGCGGTTCATGGTCACGTTGGTCGGATCCTTGGCCAACACTTCCTGAATCTGCGTCAGAGCTTCCGGGTACTTCTTGTTCAAGTACAGGAAGGCGGCATAAGTCGCTTGGGTATTGGGCGACTTCTCCGACATGTCGGTGTACTTTTTCATCGTCTGCGACGCCTGATCATACTGGCCGGCGTAGTAGTACATGTCGGCCATTTCGCGGTACACCGGCGCAAAGTTCGGGTCGATGCTGGTTACCTTCTGGAAGTTGGCCAAGGCATCTTTGCCGTTGCGGGCGCGCACGTTCAACCGGCCTTTGCGGTAGTAAGCAGGCAGGTAGTTGGGGTCGGCGCTCAGGGCACGGTCGTAAGCCGTCATGGCTTCGCCGCCGCCGTTTTCGCGCTTTTCGTAAATGTCACCTAGGGCAACCAGCATAGCCGGGTCGTCCTTCTTGTTCAGCTTAAGGGCTTGGTTCAGGTAATCAATGCCCTTCTGGCTGTCCTTAACATCGGACTCGGCGTAGGCCTGGCCAATGGCTGCCAGAACTTTGGCATCCTTGTTCTTGCTCATTTTGGCAGCGGCCTCAAACTGCGCTTCCGCGTCGGCCTTTTTGCCCTGCGCAAGGTAAGCCCGGCCGGCAGACACCCTGGCCATCGGCGACTTAGGGTCGTTGGAGGCCAAGTTGAAGTAGTAAGCAGCCGAATCGGTTTTTTCCTGTTTCTGGTACAGGCGGCCAAGCTCAAATGCAGCTTCAAAGTTCGTGTTGGCTTGCGGCAACAGCGTACGCTTAGCTTCGCTGTAGCGCTCAAGCTGAATGGCCTTCTGGGCGCTTTGCACGTTCTGGGCAAATGCCGCAGTGCCGGCCAGCGAGAAAGCAGCGAGGAGCGTGAGCTTCCAGGGCTTATTGTTCATGAGGTGAGGGTGAGTGAAAAGAGAGTGAGACGGTTTCAACAGGTGTGTGGCAACCACACTACTGGCGGTTGGCTTGCACAAGCCGCACCTGACCGGTAGCAGGCATTAAACCCGATTTAAGAAAAATGAGTTGCCCTTTGTTACCGGCAACAAAGGATGCAAACCCAGTGCCAAGACCGGCGCGGGCCTCGCGGCTGATGATAAAGAGCTTGCGGCGCAGCGGGTATTCGCCCGTGGCCAAGTACGCTTGGTAAGGTTTTACGTAGTCGCTGGTGCGGGTGGGCTGCGAAGCCTTGCTAATGGCAGCTACGCGCACCTTATGCAAAAAGCCTTGGGCTTGTGAGTCATCTTGGTCGCTGATCCAGTTAACGCCGATTACGCCAATGGCATTCGGATGCGTTGCAACGTAATCGATGAGCTTGGGGTTCGATTCGCTGGCAAACACTTGCTTCGACAAAGCCGCTCCGCG includes the following:
- a CDS encoding tetratricopeptide repeat protein, with the protein product MNNKPWKLTLLAAFSLAGTAAFAQNVQSAQKAIQLERYSEAKRTLLPQANTNFEAAFELGRLYQKQEKTDSAAYYFNLASNDPKSPMARVSAGRAYLAQGKKADAEAQFEAAAKMSKNKDAKVLAAIGQAYAESDVKDSQKGIDYLNQALKLNKKDDPAMLVALGDIYEKRENGGGEAMTAYDRALSADPNYLPAYYRKGRLNVRARNGKDALANFQKVTSIDPNFAPVYREMADMYYYAGQYDQASQTMKKYTDMSEKSPNTQATYAAFLYLNKKYPEALTQIQEVLAKDPTNVTMNRLLAYSLFESGQNDQAVAAMDKYMKMVPQDKILTEDYVYQGKILTKAGRSDEGIAIIERAIKADPSKASELQNDLASAYLLKKDYPKAIAVYKAKMAGGAQLTDQVRLANVYSLNKQYQQSDSLLNIVITARPTYAPGYLLRAQANANLDPDTKQGLAKPHYEKYIELAKADPEKNKTGLAEAYRYLGYYHYQKGDKQASLPFWQQALALNPGDAQATAAINDISGKGKTATKAPVKKK
- the porG gene encoding type IX secretion system protein PorG, whose translation is MTKTFLFKTLLVCSVQAGGVFFAQSATAQNTSEIGLGLGALNYKGELAPEYRLLNNRPAVSAFYRKDISAPVTLRGTVTYGLIRGNDADLTGEGGNPLPLPAYRQANLKGSLLDVSATLEYNFFDFHNRRDKVRFTPYVYTGIAGFLGFTRLSGPLPGFDEKSNTLGLAIPAGVGLKLALSRRWNLGLETGARRALTDLLDHVKDQSPAVANRFDKDWYYYSGVSVSFTFYKINCPDSYGNKPRL
- a CDS encoding RluA family pseudouridine synthase, whose product is MHELNPDLLPDDLALGAAAEEDELYEHHRIQADGRQEPMRLDKFLLNRLPNVSRTKVQAGIEAEAVQVNGKPAKPSYKVKPGDVITVTLPEPPREDKVVPEAMELDIRYEDDQLLLVNKPAGMVVHPAYGNWNGTLVNGLAWHLQNLPTGRNGAIRPGLIHRIDKDTSGLLVIGKTELAMTHLSNQFFYHTIERTYLALVWGVPKEAQGTIRGNIGRHPKDRKLMTVFPEGSDVGKHAVTHYRVLQSFGSVSLLQCNLETGRTHQIRAHMKHLGHPLFADAAYGGDRILYGQRTGSYKTFVENTFEVLPRQALHAKSLGFVHPTTGQHLQFEVELPADFRTALERWEKYAAQLA
- a CDS encoding isoprenyl transferase, translating into MSVPSAIDPSRIPSHVAVIMDGNGRWAKKRGGLRIFGHQSAITAVRETVEAAAELGVSVLTLYAFSTENWGRPKHEVMALMQLLVHTIRQETPTLLKNSIRLQAIGDTSQLPQACQRELAEAMELTAAGTRTTLVLALSYSGRWDLAQAARKLSVDVAAGKVMPDAVTEDVLAGYLATAGMPDPELLIRTSGEQRISNFLLWQLAYTELYITELLWPDFRREHFYEAVLAYQSRERRFGKTSEQLTVS
- a CDS encoding OmpH family outer membrane protein; translation: MKRLLFVLPLLWLALMPARVQAQKFGYIDSEFIMGKMPAYAQAQQELNTLSQNWQKDIEAQKKDLDRLYRTYQAEEVLLTEPMKKKRQDEILKKEQDIKAYQNKVFGYEGQLFKKRQELTKPVQDQVFEAVEKVAKKKQLAIIFDKSGDLTMLYTNPAHDYTEFVLEELGLASEERNQPAAKGPVRSVQTPTTPGGTADDAEFEDQRPAAKPATPAKGKQPARPGARNN
- a CDS encoding DUF6089 family protein is translated as MKKLLTLTLTLVLALVLVANQASAQQFSKRKQYNSVGVSLNAMNYFGDIVPKPSITSLRFAATRPNIGLSFTHRFAPRISARGSLSYGRITGDDAKAADDTDPDAKYRYNRNMNFRNDIVELSAVGIFDLIENRNNYLKRPDFVPYVFGGVSVFHHNPKGQDASGNFVALQPLGTEGQRVNGDGTYGLWQISIPFGGGVRYKLNKSFDLGFEIGWRKTFTDYLDDVSGNFAPDAQLLTDQAKYFGRGITRSTQGEFARFNEPGQMRGKSNEDDWYIVTGFSLNYILAPRVKSPKFR
- the bamA gene encoding outer membrane protein assembly factor BamA; translation: MSPFFLRLSSVMLAGLLLGLAKPLSAQTQPAGRATSQEPQRYEIGGITVSGARFLDANTLIGLTGLKVGDPVSIPGEELGRAIRKLWDQGILGDVQVVVDRVEGNRVFLDFQLKERPRLSKIFFTGISKTQADDLRNKIKIVRGKVVTDALLSNTRQAVRKFYTDKGFMNVKVNIAQEADSTLPNSVELVIDVDKGDKVRISDIAFIGNEAIADGKLKGKMKKTKEKKPYKFLNSGKFQKAEFEADKEKVIEFYNSQGFRDAIITADSLVTVKDKKGEAEKLQLRIYVEEGPKYYFRNITWNGNYLYDDKTLASILGIKKGDTYSKESLDKRLNYNPTGQDVTSIYMNDGYLFFQIEPVETRVEGDSIDIEMRLTEGVQARVKDINIAGNTKTSDHVIRRELRTLPGDKFNRELLIRSQRELASLGYFDPEKVGMNPVPNPADGTVDINYSVVEKPSDQITLSGGWGGYAGFIGTVGLVFNNFSLRKASELRNWRPVPGGDGQRLALNVQANGLQFQSYSFSFTEPWLGGRKPNALSFTLNKSIQRFSTGSNFDVRAGSFIKVNSASVSLGRRLRWPDDYFTLSNSLSFSQYKLKDYPYFSGFSTGNANNFTFNTTLARNSTDNPTFTRRGSALSLSLNLTPPYSVFPGAHPNVNEWVEFHKWMFDASWFTPLGGKFVLNTRAHFGFIGRYNQNRQIGPFERFKLGGAGLGFGGAANFLVGTEFVGLRGYDDPNEQFAIQNPNSSGGVAYNKYVMELRYPVSLNPAATVYVLGFAEAGNAFENYSTYNPYKLYRSAGVGARIFMSAFGLLGFDYGYGFDTVTPYAPTNGKQDRGKFHFIIGQQIR
- a CDS encoding OmpH family outer membrane protein, which encodes MTLTRKFRLVLAAAALTLAAAPAALAQTAPATASASLKIGYTNVDYVLSQMPESRQIESQLKDYSTQLENQLKTKYQEYQTKAEAYQKGAATMSDPVRADKEKELTNLQQSIQEFQRNAESSVQQKQQQLLKPVYDKLQKTIDVVADKNGYTYVFNSDAGFGTTPILLHGPKDGDISDLVLKEMGVTPGQNNQAAASAKPASTTPATPAAQPASSKTKVKKK